A part of Geothrix oryzae genomic DNA contains:
- a CDS encoding 2Fe-2S iron-sulfur cluster-binding protein, whose amino-acid sequence MPVKVHFLLEDLLVEAPEGTPLQAIADAAGADITFGCRTGSCGTCRVRIAGGLDHCGEPGSEERDFLKGLDAPGDQRLACQVVVTGDVDIEYLGL is encoded by the coding sequence ATGCCCGTGAAGGTCCATTTCCTGCTAGAGGATCTGCTGGTCGAAGCGCCAGAGGGTACGCCCCTGCAGGCGATCGCGGATGCGGCGGGCGCCGACATCACCTTCGGCTGCCGCACGGGCTCCTGCGGCACCTGCCGGGTGCGCATCGCGGGGGGGCTCGACCACTGCGGCGAGCCGGGCTCCGAGGAACGGGACTTCCTGAAGGGCCTGGACGCCCCCGGCGACCAGCGTCTCGCCTGCCAGGTGGTCGTCACCGGTGATGTGGACATCGAGTATTTGGGGCTTTGA
- the metA gene encoding homoserine O-acetyltransferase MetA translates to MPVKVPSSLPARGILEAENVFLMEEPRALHQDIRPLRIAILNLMPTKIATETQLLRLLGNTPLQVEVTLLHMASHEARNTPAEHLLEHYASFAEVRHQAFDGLIITGAPVEQLPFEAVDYWPELTELLDWAGTNVFSSLFICWGAQAALYRYYGIPKHPLPEKKFGVFPHRLKVRHERIVQGFDDVFFAPHSRHTETRREDILAEPRLTLLAESDEAGVYIVQSTDRRQVFVTGHSEYDSGTLQGEYARDLRRGLPIGLPRNYFPDDDPAREPLVRWRGHANLLFSNWLNHCVYQEAPYDLGTLPAKGGQA, encoded by the coding sequence ATGCCCGTCAAAGTCCCCTCCTCCCTGCCCGCCCGGGGCATCCTCGAGGCGGAAAATGTGTTCCTGATGGAGGAGCCCCGCGCCCTCCATCAGGACATCCGGCCGTTGCGCATCGCCATCCTCAACCTGATGCCCACGAAGATCGCCACGGAGACCCAGCTCCTCCGCCTGCTGGGCAACACCCCCCTGCAGGTGGAGGTCACGCTGCTCCACATGGCCTCCCACGAGGCCAGGAACACGCCGGCGGAGCACCTGCTGGAACACTACGCGTCCTTCGCGGAGGTGCGCCACCAGGCCTTCGACGGTCTCATCATCACCGGCGCCCCCGTGGAGCAGCTGCCCTTCGAGGCGGTGGACTACTGGCCCGAGCTCACCGAGCTGCTGGACTGGGCCGGCACGAATGTCTTCTCCAGCCTCTTCATCTGCTGGGGCGCCCAGGCCGCGCTCTACCGCTATTACGGCATTCCAAAACACCCCCTCCCCGAGAAGAAGTTCGGCGTCTTCCCCCACCGCCTGAAGGTGCGCCATGAGCGCATCGTGCAGGGGTTCGACGATGTCTTCTTCGCGCCCCACTCGCGCCACACGGAGACCCGCCGGGAGGACATCCTGGCGGAGCCCCGGCTGACCCTCCTCGCCGAGTCCGACGAGGCCGGGGTCTACATCGTCCAGTCCACGGATCGGCGCCAGGTCTTCGTCACGGGCCATTCGGAGTACGACTCGGGCACCCTCCAGGGCGAGTACGCGCGGGACCTCCGGAGAGGCCTGCCCATCGGCCTTCCACGGAACTACTTCCCGGACGACGACCCCGCCCGGGAGCCCCTGGTCCGCTGGCGGGGGCACGCCAACCTCCTCTTCTCCAACTGGCTGAACCACTGCGTCTACCAGGAGGCGCCCTACGACCTGGGCACACTCCCCGCGAAAGGAGGGCAGGCATGA
- a CDS encoding SDR family NAD(P)-dependent oxidoreductase: MTRTILITGGSRGLGRACALHLARTESAHLILLGRDAAALAEAAAAVRQAGGTAETHEADVTDRTRLAAVAKDLGPVDGLLAAAAISGMTPVDGDSDAFFDQILAADLAGPWNTVRAFLPRMGPGGRIVLVASVLGRFGVPGYGAYCAAKHGVHGLAKALALELIDRGIVVNAVAPGWVDTDMAQTGLRQIAAATGQTEAQTRAQAEAAVPVKRFFQPEEIAHGIAWLLDPANTMQVGQCLNLDGGVIQV, translated from the coding sequence ATGACCCGCACCATCCTCATCACCGGCGGTTCCCGCGGCCTGGGTCGCGCCTGCGCGCTGCACCTGGCCCGCACGGAGTCAGCCCATCTGATCCTCCTCGGGCGGGACGCCGCGGCGCTTGCCGAGGCCGCCGCCGCCGTCCGGCAGGCCGGCGGCACGGCGGAAACCCACGAGGCGGATGTGACGGACCGCACCCGCCTGGCGGCCGTGGCCAAGGATCTCGGCCCGGTGGACGGGCTGCTGGCCGCGGCGGCCATCTCGGGCATGACGCCCGTCGACGGCGACTCCGACGCCTTTTTCGACCAGATCCTCGCCGCGGATCTGGCGGGGCCCTGGAACACGGTGCGGGCCTTCCTCCCCCGCATGGGGCCCGGCGGGCGCATCGTGCTGGTGGCCAGCGTCCTGGGCCGCTTCGGCGTGCCGGGCTACGGGGCCTACTGCGCCGCCAAGCACGGCGTCCACGGGCTCGCCAAGGCCCTGGCCCTCGAACTCATCGACCGGGGCATCGTGGTGAATGCCGTGGCCCCGGGGTGGGTGGACACGGACATGGCCCAGACCGGCCTCCGCCAGATCGCCGCCGCCACCGGGCAGACCGAAGCGCAGACGCGGGCCCAGGCCGAGGCGGCCGTGCCCGTGAAGCGGTTCTTCCAGCCGGAGGAGATCGCCCACGGCATCGCCTGGCTGCTGGATCCCGCCAACACCATGCAGGTGGGGCAGTGTCTCAACCTCGATGGGGGCGTGATCCAGGTGTGA
- the metH gene encoding methionine synthase, whose product MTTLETILRDKVLLLDGGMGTQIFARKPTADDYGSAALEGCVDLLTERRPQWIREIHESYFRAGADAVETNTFGANPLVLGDFGLSDRAYALNVQAASIAKEVARSFDRPRFVIGSVGPGTKLITLGHVGYRELLASYRVQMDGLLDGGADAILIETCQDLGQIKVAVRAAREAMAAKKRKVPLWVQATVETTGTLLVGSDISAVLTSVEPLGIDVLGLNCATGPDEMHSHLQTLSEASPFSISCLPNAGLPENVGGQVVYPLDPAAFAPKVLHAASEFGLAIVGGCCGTTPDHIRALAPGVEKLNVPRRAPKLERSAASLYQSVTLRQEPAPLIVGERTNANGSKKFRDLLAAEDWDGMITLAKEQQREGAHLLDLCVAYVGRDEVRDADELLSRLVSQITLPLVIDSTEVPVIERALQRSPGKCVVNSINFEDGDAKARKILDLCKTYGAAVVALTIDERGMAKTREQKLAVAKRLHALAVGEFGLDPGDLIIDPLTFTLGSGDEEFRGSAVETLEALKLIKAELPGVMTILGVSNVSFGLNPASRHVLNALMLYHGVKFGLDMAIFNASKVIPVAKIDPEDRRMIEDLIFDRRTEGYDPLKAVLARFSDRKAVAAEDHREDLPVLERLHRGILDGEKQAILADVDEALKDHDPLILINEVLLGAMKVVGERFGAGEMQLPFVLESAEAMKEAIKRIEPHLPRESNYQKGRILLATVKGDVHDIGKNLVDIILSNNGFEVKNLGIKQPIEAILKELEAWPADAVGLSGLLVKSTVIMKENLHFMEEQGLKVPVILGGAALTRDYVEGDCRRSYAGPVFYAEDAFEGLRHMQALVAGEAGVPAPAPSASAAGDIKILKRGGAAVPLTPLQQSSWVRHDAPTPEPPFWGVRELADAPVDLFEHLDAFALIRNRWGFSQGSQTDEAFAAVLRDKAVPQLVRWKERLAADPLFHPKARYGYFPVRAEGDALRVLDPVAPARTLAVLAFPRQGTGRRLCIADFFRADRTDVLALQLVTLGQAAADHAAKLYREDGYADYFAFHGLATELTEAYAERIHARIRRELGIAAKDLPGRALFAQGYQGSRYSYGYPACPDLEGNGPILDLLRGQEIGVHLSDSHQMDPEYSTSALVAWHPQARYFSA is encoded by the coding sequence ATGACGACCCTCGAGACGATCCTGCGCGACAAGGTGCTGCTGCTGGACGGCGGCATGGGCACCCAGATCTTCGCCCGCAAGCCCACGGCGGACGACTATGGCAGCGCGGCCCTGGAAGGCTGCGTGGACCTGCTCACCGAACGCCGGCCCCAGTGGATCCGGGAGATCCACGAAAGCTACTTCCGCGCGGGCGCCGACGCCGTGGAGACCAACACCTTCGGCGCCAACCCGCTGGTGCTGGGCGATTTCGGACTGTCGGACCGGGCCTACGCCCTCAATGTGCAGGCCGCATCCATCGCCAAGGAGGTGGCCCGCAGCTTCGACCGGCCCCGCTTCGTCATCGGCTCCGTGGGCCCCGGCACCAAGCTCATCACGCTCGGCCATGTGGGGTACCGCGAGCTGCTCGCCTCCTACCGCGTGCAGATGGACGGCCTGCTGGACGGCGGCGCCGACGCCATCCTCATCGAGACCTGTCAGGACCTGGGGCAGATCAAGGTGGCCGTCCGCGCCGCCCGCGAGGCCATGGCCGCCAAGAAGCGGAAGGTCCCCCTCTGGGTGCAGGCCACGGTGGAGACCACGGGCACCCTCCTGGTGGGTTCGGACATCTCCGCCGTGCTCACCAGCGTGGAGCCCCTCGGCATCGATGTGCTCGGGCTCAACTGCGCCACGGGACCCGACGAGATGCACTCGCACCTCCAGACCCTGTCGGAAGCCAGCCCCTTCTCCATCAGCTGCCTGCCCAACGCCGGCCTCCCGGAGAATGTGGGGGGGCAGGTGGTCTACCCCCTGGATCCCGCGGCCTTCGCGCCGAAGGTCCTGCACGCGGCCTCGGAATTCGGCCTGGCCATCGTCGGCGGATGCTGCGGCACCACGCCCGACCACATCCGGGCCCTGGCCCCGGGTGTGGAAAAGCTGAATGTGCCGCGGCGCGCGCCGAAGCTGGAGCGCAGCGCCGCCAGCCTCTATCAGAGCGTGACGCTCCGGCAGGAACCCGCGCCTCTGATCGTGGGCGAGCGGACCAACGCGAACGGCTCGAAGAAGTTCCGCGACCTGCTGGCGGCCGAGGACTGGGACGGCATGATCACCCTCGCCAAGGAGCAGCAGCGGGAAGGCGCCCACCTGCTGGATCTCTGCGTGGCCTATGTGGGCCGGGACGAGGTGCGCGATGCCGACGAGCTGCTGAGCCGCCTCGTCTCCCAGATCACCCTGCCCCTCGTCATCGACAGCACGGAGGTGCCCGTCATCGAGCGGGCCCTGCAGCGGTCCCCCGGCAAGTGCGTGGTGAACTCCATCAACTTCGAGGATGGGGACGCCAAGGCCCGCAAGATCCTGGACCTCTGCAAGACCTACGGCGCCGCCGTGGTGGCCCTCACCATCGATGAGCGCGGCATGGCCAAGACCCGCGAGCAGAAGCTGGCCGTGGCGAAGCGTCTCCACGCCCTGGCCGTGGGCGAGTTTGGCCTCGACCCCGGCGACCTCATCATCGACCCGCTGACCTTCACCCTGGGCAGCGGCGACGAGGAGTTCCGAGGTTCCGCGGTGGAGACCCTGGAGGCCCTGAAGCTCATCAAGGCCGAGCTGCCCGGCGTGATGACCATCCTCGGCGTGAGCAATGTCAGTTTCGGCCTGAATCCAGCCTCCCGCCATGTGCTCAACGCCCTCATGCTCTATCACGGCGTGAAGTTCGGCCTCGACATGGCCATCTTCAACGCCTCGAAGGTGATCCCCGTGGCGAAGATCGATCCCGAGGACCGCCGCATGATCGAGGACCTCATCTTCGACCGCCGCACGGAAGGCTACGATCCCCTCAAGGCGGTCCTGGCCCGGTTCAGCGACCGCAAGGCCGTCGCGGCGGAGGACCACCGCGAGGATCTCCCGGTGCTGGAGCGGCTGCACCGCGGCATCCTCGACGGCGAGAAGCAGGCCATCCTCGCGGATGTGGACGAGGCCCTGAAGGACCACGATCCGCTCATCCTCATCAACGAGGTGCTGCTGGGGGCCATGAAGGTGGTGGGCGAGCGCTTCGGCGCCGGGGAGATGCAGCTCCCCTTCGTGCTGGAAAGCGCCGAAGCCATGAAGGAGGCCATCAAGCGCATCGAGCCCCATCTGCCCAGGGAATCGAACTACCAGAAGGGCCGCATCCTGCTGGCCACCGTGAAGGGCGATGTCCACGACATCGGCAAGAACCTGGTGGACATCATCCTCAGCAACAACGGCTTCGAGGTGAAAAACCTGGGCATCAAACAGCCCATCGAAGCCATTCTCAAGGAGCTCGAAGCCTGGCCCGCCGATGCTGTCGGGCTGTCGGGCCTGCTGGTGAAATCCACCGTCATCATGAAGGAGAACCTGCACTTCATGGAGGAGCAGGGGCTGAAGGTGCCCGTGATCCTGGGCGGGGCGGCCCTCACCCGGGACTATGTCGAGGGCGACTGCCGGCGCTCGTATGCGGGCCCGGTCTTCTACGCCGAGGACGCCTTCGAGGGTCTGCGGCACATGCAGGCTCTGGTGGCGGGGGAGGCCGGCGTTCCAGCACCTGCGCCATCCGCCTCCGCGGCGGGCGACATCAAGATCCTGAAGCGGGGTGGCGCGGCCGTGCCGCTGACTCCGCTCCAACAGAGCAGCTGGGTGCGGCACGATGCGCCGACACCGGAACCCCCGTTCTGGGGCGTGCGAGAGCTCGCAGATGCGCCGGTGGACCTGTTCGAGCACCTCGACGCCTTCGCTCTGATCCGCAACCGCTGGGGCTTCAGCCAGGGCAGCCAGACCGACGAGGCCTTCGCCGCCGTGCTGCGCGACAAGGCCGTGCCCCAGCTGGTGCGCTGGAAGGAGCGGCTGGCCGCGGACCCGCTTTTCCACCCGAAGGCCCGCTACGGCTATTTCCCGGTGCGTGCCGAGGGGGATGCGCTGCGGGTGCTCGATCCGGTCGCCCCTGCCCGGACGCTCGCGGTGCTCGCCTTCCCGCGCCAGGGCACGGGAAGAAGGCTCTGCATCGCGGACTTCTTCCGCGCCGACCGGACCGATGTGCTGGCCCTCCAGCTCGTCACACTGGGCCAGGCCGCCGCGGATCACGCGGCCAAGCTCTACCGGGAAGACGGCTACGCGGACTACTTCGCCTTCCACGGCCTGGCTACGGAGCTGACGGAAGCCTATGCGGAGCGCATCCACGCCCGCATCCGCCGGGAGCTGGGCATCGCGGCCAAAGACCTGCCGGGCCGCGCCCTCTTCGCCCAGGGCTACCAGGGCTCCCGCTATTCCTACGGCTATCCGGCCTGCCCGGACCTGGAGGGCAACGGGCCCATCCTGGACCTCCTGCGCGGCCAGGAGATCGGCGTCCACCTCTCCGACAGCCACCAGATGGACCCCGAATACAGCACCAGCGCCCTGGTGGCCTGGCATCCCCAGGCGCGGTACTTTTCGGCGTAG
- a CDS encoding aspartate kinase, with protein MSLKVLKFGGSSVGSAEAFRRAAAIVSEELPAGGLVVVSALRGTTDRILEACAAAGGGQLPSAREHLVALRDRHRQVASELGLWTEVRPTWTPLLDRLDRLLTGMAMLGEATPRGRDAALAVGETLSAHLAAACFGGAFREVREVLRTDARFGKARPHLAALRTAAAPWREALEAGGLWVTQGFLGITAEGHTTTLGRGGSDTSATLLGEALGAEEVQIWTDVDGVLTADPSLVPGARPIPQMSLGEAEALSAFGAKVLHADSLAPGARAGFRLVVANTLRPGASRTEILPVPPLRPPGAVTSVAYKEGISLLRFPASAGLEPPLKAARSLEEAGALRFGLIASPAGTLLAVRPETPAAAEVLGTLAASGLACESGWAVVALVGEGLRADPLAALRHLAALGPEPVGGLLTGSSTVSIAFLVPESRLGDLIPRLHDRCVDGQPPLRIPERQKTG; from the coding sequence ATGAGCCTGAAGGTCCTGAAGTTCGGCGGCAGCTCCGTGGGCAGCGCCGAGGCCTTCCGCCGCGCGGCCGCCATCGTCTCCGAGGAGCTGCCCGCGGGCGGCCTCGTGGTGGTCTCGGCCCTGCGCGGCACCACCGACCGCATCCTCGAGGCGTGCGCCGCCGCGGGGGGAGGTCAGCTCCCCAGTGCGCGGGAGCATCTGGTCGCCCTGCGGGACCGGCACCGCCAGGTGGCCTCCGAGCTGGGCCTCTGGACCGAGGTCCGGCCGACCTGGACGCCCCTCCTCGACCGGCTGGACCGGCTGCTCACGGGCATGGCCATGCTGGGCGAGGCCACGCCCCGGGGTCGGGACGCCGCCCTGGCCGTGGGCGAGACGCTGTCGGCCCACCTTGCGGCCGCCTGCTTCGGCGGTGCCTTCCGCGAGGTCCGCGAGGTGCTGCGGACGGATGCCCGCTTCGGCAAGGCCCGGCCCCACCTGGCGGCCCTGCGCACGGCGGCGGCCCCCTGGCGCGAGGCCCTGGAGGCCGGAGGCCTCTGGGTCACCCAGGGATTCCTCGGCATCACGGCGGAAGGCCACACCACCACCCTGGGCCGGGGGGGATCCGACACCAGCGCCACCCTCTTGGGCGAGGCCCTGGGGGCCGAGGAGGTTCAAATCTGGACCGATGTGGATGGCGTGCTGACGGCGGATCCCAGCCTGGTCCCCGGCGCCCGCCCCATCCCCCAGATGAGCCTGGGCGAGGCCGAGGCCCTCAGCGCCTTCGGGGCGAAGGTCCTCCACGCGGATTCCCTGGCCCCCGGCGCGCGGGCGGGGTTCCGCCTCGTGGTCGCCAACACCCTGCGGCCCGGCGCCTCCCGCACGGAGATCCTGCCGGTGCCGCCGCTCCGTCCCCCCGGCGCCGTCACCTCCGTGGCCTACAAAGAGGGAATCAGCCTGTTGCGCTTCCCGGCCTCGGCCGGACTCGAACCGCCGCTCAAGGCCGCGCGCAGCCTGGAGGAAGCCGGTGCCCTGCGCTTCGGGCTGATCGCCAGCCCCGCGGGCACCCTGCTGGCGGTGAGACCGGAGACCCCAGCCGCCGCCGAGGTACTTGGGACCCTCGCCGCGTCCGGTCTCGCCTGCGAATCCGGCTGGGCCGTCGTGGCCCTGGTGGGCGAGGGCCTGCGGGCCGATCCCCTGGCGGCCCTGCGCCACCTCGCGGCCCTGGGCCCAGAGCCCGTGGGTGGCCTGCTGACGGGCAGCAGCACCGTCTCCATCGCCTTCCTCGTGCCCGAGTCCCGGCTGGGGGACCTCATCCCCCGCCTGCACGACCGCTGCGTGGATGGCCAGCCCCCGCTCCGGATCCCGGAGCGCCAGAAGACCGGCTGA
- the bamE gene encoding outer membrane protein assembly factor BamE domain-containing protein, whose translation MQRHLAALMIGIPAVVSMGCTKPDLDVSKLRVGMTKKEVIERVGNPTRTTATNDTEVHEYEAYDRYGAIKINSRTQYIRFVNGRVDAFGTLEDLKAGRSSWRSSEARAKANPEAREAATQKQPATPAGPAFDLRVELEKLEKLKKDGLITEVEFRELRQKVMDKARAQ comes from the coding sequence ATGCAACGACACCTTGCCGCCCTGATGATCGGGATTCCCGCCGTTGTGTCCATGGGCTGCACCAAGCCGGATCTGGATGTGTCCAAGCTCAGGGTGGGGATGACCAAGAAGGAGGTGATCGAGCGGGTGGGGAATCCAACCCGAACGACGGCCACCAACGACACCGAAGTGCATGAGTACGAAGCCTACGATCGGTACGGGGCCATCAAGATCAACAGCCGCACCCAGTACATCCGTTTCGTGAACGGTCGGGTGGACGCCTTTGGAACGCTTGAGGATCTGAAGGCCGGACGGTCTTCCTGGCGTTCTTCGGAGGCCCGCGCCAAGGCGAACCCGGAGGCACGGGAAGCAGCTACCCAGAAGCAGCCGGCCACCCCTGCCGGGCCGGCGTTCGACCTGCGCGTCGAGCTGGAAAAGCTGGAGAAGCTGAAGAAAGATGGGCTCATCACCGAGGTGGAGTTCCGGGAGCTCCGCCAGAAGGTCATGGACAAGGCCCGCGCTCAGTAA
- a CDS encoding O-acetylhomoserine aminocarboxypropyltransferase/cysteine synthase family protein, whose translation MSATPAVRFETIALHGGHSPDSDTKSRAVPIYQTTSYVFDSTEHGAQLFNLEVPGNIYTRIMNPTTAVLEQRVAQLEGGIGALATASGQAAITLALTTLLRGGDHVVAGNNLYGGTYNLLHHTLPRTGITTTFVDSTKPEAFRAALRPETRAIYIEAVGNPKLDVPEFEAIAAIAHGAGIPLIVDNTLPSPYLLNPFKYGADIVVHSATKYLGGHGTSVAGLIVDGGTFDWKGGKFPEFTEPFAAYHGAVLADLAGPAAFITKARIEGLRDTGAALSPFNAFLILQGIETLPLRLQRHGENALALAQWLSTHPKVAWVNYPGLPGNGNHASAARYFRQGAGFGGILTFGVKGGLKAGGAVIDAVQLFSRLANLGDAKSLIIHPASTTHQQLSTEERAATGVTDDLIRLSVGLEHIDDLIGDLDQALAKA comes from the coding sequence ATGAGCGCCACCCCCGCCGTCCGCTTCGAAACGATCGCCCTCCACGGGGGCCACAGCCCGGACTCGGATACGAAGAGCCGGGCCGTGCCCATCTACCAGACCACCAGCTATGTGTTCGACAGCACCGAACATGGCGCCCAGCTCTTCAACCTGGAGGTGCCGGGGAACATCTACACCCGGATCATGAACCCCACCACGGCCGTGCTGGAGCAGCGCGTGGCGCAGCTGGAAGGCGGCATCGGCGCCCTGGCCACGGCCTCGGGCCAGGCGGCCATCACCCTCGCGCTCACCACCCTGCTGCGGGGCGGTGATCATGTGGTCGCCGGGAACAACCTCTACGGTGGCACCTACAACCTGCTGCACCACACCCTGCCCCGCACGGGCATCACCACCACCTTCGTGGATTCGACGAAGCCCGAGGCCTTCCGCGCCGCCCTCCGGCCCGAGACCCGCGCCATCTACATCGAGGCCGTGGGCAACCCCAAGCTGGATGTGCCCGAGTTCGAGGCCATCGCCGCCATCGCCCACGGGGCCGGCATCCCGCTCATCGTGGACAACACCCTGCCCAGCCCCTACCTGCTGAACCCGTTCAAGTACGGGGCAGACATCGTCGTGCACAGCGCCACCAAATACCTGGGCGGTCACGGCACCTCCGTGGCGGGCCTCATCGTCGATGGCGGCACCTTCGACTGGAAGGGCGGCAAGTTCCCCGAGTTCACCGAGCCCTTCGCCGCCTACCACGGCGCCGTGCTGGCGGACCTGGCGGGCCCCGCGGCCTTCATCACCAAGGCCCGCATCGAAGGCCTCCGCGACACCGGCGCCGCCCTGAGCCCCTTCAACGCCTTCCTCATCCTCCAGGGCATCGAGACCCTGCCCCTGCGCCTGCAACGCCACGGCGAGAACGCCCTGGCCCTGGCCCAGTGGCTTTCGACGCACCCCAAGGTGGCCTGGGTGAACTACCCCGGGCTGCCCGGCAACGGGAACCACGCTTCGGCGGCCCGCTATTTCCGCCAGGGCGCAGGCTTCGGCGGCATCCTGACCTTCGGCGTGAAGGGTGGGCTGAAGGCCGGCGGGGCCGTCATCGACGCCGTGCAGCTCTTCTCCCGCCTGGCCAACCTGGGCGATGCCAAGAGCCTCATCATTCACCCCGCCAGCACCACCCACCAGCAGCTCTCGACCGAGGAGCGGGCGGCCACGGGCGTCACCGACGATCTGATCCGCCTGTCCGTGGGCCTCGAACACATCGACGACCTCATCGGGGACCTGGATCAGGCTCTCGCGAAAGCCTAG